The Kitasatospora sp. NBC_00374 genome has a segment encoding these proteins:
- a CDS encoding SpoIIE family protein phosphatase has product MRQGVSADQHGPPASTAQTGATRAAGARAPSREAVDRLLADSLLRAVRGTSAYGGVVYLRSPDHRSLVLSTVVGIPLHVIDGFRRIPVAAPLPAAEAYRTGRTVILADAEETMRRFPRMAVGLPYSYASASIPLAAADHGYGALMLLWPGSAGGPPPGIRRQLRTVANRLAGGLAAFGEEVVAGPEPKVLRLPPPTDPATLIGSLDWEPATGRLSADEELGRILGLGPEEFDGRWATLVARLAPEDVRPLRAAARAALRDGRPFSRQVGVRDHSGGYRTVELRGRVPLGSAHLVVTVLDSTAGAAAAAAVERLRDGVFALHPDGRVAYVNRSAELHLGARRSQLIGRNPWEVLPWLTDPVYEDRYRAAMVSQQPTAFLARRPPDHWLAFSLYPDSYGVTGRVVPAAPSGEHVDALPEAPPATPPRPGAFYHLLQLASALTEAVTVREVSECVIEQILPGFGGQELALYLARDSRMHLVSQSGYPTGFLDSFEGIPIRSRLPGTEVFSSGAPIFFESPRELLAAYPGIPRDEMCAWAFLPLIASGHPVGSCILGFDHARVFTAEERSVLTALGGLIAQALERARLYDAEFALARGLQQALLPHRLPAVPGLTTAARYLPGTQGMEIGGDWYDAVTTPMGLCLVIGDVEGHNVGAAATMGQLRSAVRAFTSGGSAPDEVLARTNQLLLDLDAGLLASCCLLRIDPATGRAEGVRAGHLPPLLRHPGGRTEVLALDGGPLLGIDRAVHFPVTEFLIPPGAVLALYTDGLVEDPGSPIEQGIDRLRSSLAHDLTGSLEALADRLVGDARGSSHRADDVALLLAGRD; this is encoded by the coding sequence ATGCGACAGGGTGTGTCGGCGGACCAGCACGGCCCGCCGGCTTCCACCGCTCAGACCGGAGCGACACGGGCCGCCGGCGCCCGCGCGCCGTCCCGGGAGGCTGTCGACCGGCTGCTCGCGGACTCGCTGCTGCGGGCCGTGCGGGGCACCTCCGCCTACGGCGGTGTGGTCTATCTCCGCTCGCCCGACCACCGCTCGCTGGTGCTGAGCACCGTCGTCGGCATCCCGCTGCACGTGATCGACGGGTTCCGGCGGATCCCGGTCGCCGCGCCGCTGCCCGCCGCCGAGGCGTACCGCACCGGCCGCACCGTGATCCTCGCCGACGCCGAGGAGACGATGCGGCGGTTCCCCCGGATGGCCGTCGGGCTGCCGTACTCCTACGCCAGCGCCTCCATCCCGCTGGCGGCCGCCGACCACGGGTACGGCGCGCTGATGCTGCTGTGGCCCGGCTCGGCGGGCGGTCCGCCGCCGGGGATCCGGCGGCAGCTGCGTACCGTCGCCAACCGGCTGGCGGGCGGGCTGGCGGCGTTCGGGGAGGAGGTGGTGGCCGGGCCGGAGCCGAAGGTCCTGCGACTGCCGCCGCCGACCGACCCGGCGACCCTGATCGGGAGCCTGGACTGGGAACCCGCCACCGGCCGGCTCAGTGCGGACGAGGAGCTCGGCCGGATCCTGGGCCTGGGCCCGGAGGAGTTCGACGGACGCTGGGCGACCCTGGTCGCGCGGCTGGCCCCGGAGGACGTCCGCCCGCTCCGGGCGGCCGCCCGGGCCGCCCTGCGGGACGGCCGGCCGTTCAGCCGCCAGGTGGGGGTCCGCGACCACAGCGGCGGCTACCGGACGGTCGAGCTGCGCGGCCGGGTGCCGCTGGGCTCCGCCCATCTGGTGGTCACCGTCCTGGACAGCACGGCCGGCGCCGCCGCCGCGGCCGCCGTGGAACGGCTGCGTGACGGCGTGTTCGCCCTCCACCCGGACGGCCGGGTGGCGTACGTCAACCGCAGCGCCGAGCTGCACCTGGGCGCCCGGCGGTCCCAGCTCATCGGCCGCAACCCCTGGGAGGTGCTGCCCTGGCTCACCGACCCGGTGTACGAGGACCGCTACCGGGCCGCGATGGTCTCCCAGCAGCCGACCGCCTTCCTGGCCCGCCGGCCGCCCGACCACTGGCTGGCGTTCTCGCTGTACCCCGACTCGTACGGCGTCACCGGCCGGGTGGTGCCCGCGGCGCCCAGCGGCGAGCACGTGGACGCCCTGCCGGAGGCGCCGCCCGCCACACCGCCCCGCCCCGGCGCGTTCTACCACCTGCTGCAGCTGGCCAGCGCCCTCACCGAGGCCGTCACCGTGCGCGAGGTGTCGGAGTGCGTGATCGAGCAGATCCTGCCGGGCTTCGGCGGCCAGGAGCTGGCCCTCTACCTGGCCCGCGACAGCCGGATGCACCTGGTGTCGCAGAGCGGCTACCCGACCGGCTTCCTCGACTCCTTCGAGGGCATACCGATCCGCTCCCGGCTGCCCGGCACCGAGGTGTTCAGCAGCGGCGCCCCGATCTTCTTCGAATCCCCCCGCGAGCTGCTGGCCGCCTACCCGGGCATCCCCAGGGACGAGATGTGCGCCTGGGCCTTTCTGCCGCTGATCGCCTCCGGCCACCCCGTCGGCAGCTGCATCCTGGGCTTCGACCACGCCCGGGTGTTCACCGCCGAGGAACGGTCCGTGCTCACCGCGCTCGGCGGCCTGATCGCCCAGGCGCTGGAGCGGGCCCGTCTGTACGACGCCGAGTTCGCCCTCGCCCGCGGCCTCCAGCAGGCCCTGCTGCCGCACCGGCTGCCCGCCGTCCCCGGCCTGACCACCGCCGCCCGCTACCTGCCGGGCACCCAGGGCATGGAGATCGGCGGGGACTGGTACGACGCCGTCACCACCCCGATGGGCCTGTGCCTGGTGATCGGCGACGTGGAGGGCCACAACGTCGGCGCCGCCGCCACCATGGGCCAGCTGCGCAGCGCCGTACGGGCCTTCACCAGCGGCGGCAGCGCGCCGGACGAGGTACTCGCCCGGACCAACCAACTGCTGCTCGACCTCGACGCCGGGCTGCTCGCCAGCTGCTGCCTGCTGCGCATCGACCCCGCGACCGGGAGAGCCGAGGGTGTCCGCGCCGGACACCTCCCGCCGCTGCTGCGCCACCCGGGCGGTCGGACCGAGGTCCTCGCCCTGGACGGCGGCCCCCTGCTCGGCATCGACCGGGCGGTGCACTTCCCGGTCACCGAGTTCCTGATCCCGCCCGGCGCCGTCCTCGCCCTGTACACCGACGGCCTGGTCGAGGACCCCGGCAGCCCGATCGAACAGGGCATCGACCGGCTCCGTTCCTCGCTCGCGCACGACCTCACCGGCAGCCTGGAGGCGCTGGCCGACCGGCTGGTCGGCGACGCCCGCGGCTCCTCCCACCGGGCCGACGACGTCGCCCTGCTGCTCGCCGGCCGGGACTGA
- a CDS encoding flavin monoamine oxidase family protein has protein sequence MELSPTQVPEGTGPRIGRRAVIGSAAAAAAVAGAAGFAGATVLDRPAVRTGAGGGADEATARDLARKMLMVGDDEKRDLTLDYLRILIDGQLPPRAAAKKVLIVGAGVAGLTAATLLKRAGHQVVVIEANGNRVGGRVKTFRGIFSDPRLHAEAGAMRLPDFHPLVLALADKLGLRRRLFYNADVTPGARAEGAVPPVEYRSFTGETWSNGATAATSFKPPTANFRTKISVNGEQTSRADYARNPAAVNRTFGADLDTTVSAAVDRAFEKVTVPADGSIQEKLAAWTAIFRRYGDHSTHRFLVEEAGWDLNRIQAAGTLENMTSRLHYSIVPTLIDHAVISPKNRYWELEGGTDVLTEALAAPLRNDLRMGRRMTRLVQTGGGVRIETTAESGGEESYEGGPIEPTETFEGDYAIVTVPFSALRFCSVEPLMSYPKRRAVNELHYDSATKVLLEFKTRFWEQGPNGFTGGGCVSDSASRFTYFPSHAPEGSPGGVVLASYTWSDDAMRWDSLTPGERYAFALNDMERLFGPKVRSEFTGVGATQSWARARYALGEAVMFTPGQLHELHPAARTVEGRVHFAGEHTSLKPAWIEGALESAVRTFLEVHAR, from the coding sequence ATGGAGTTGTCCCCCACTCAGGTACCTGAAGGAACCGGTCCGCGGATCGGCCGCCGTGCGGTCATCGGGTCGGCCGCCGCAGCCGCGGCGGTGGCGGGGGCCGCCGGGTTCGCGGGCGCCACCGTGCTCGACCGGCCGGCGGTCCGGACCGGGGCGGGCGGGGGCGCGGACGAGGCGACCGCGCGCGACCTGGCCCGCAAGATGCTGATGGTCGGCGACGACGAGAAGCGCGATCTGACGCTGGACTACCTGAGGATCCTGATCGACGGTCAGCTGCCGCCGCGCGCCGCCGCGAAGAAGGTGCTGATCGTGGGCGCCGGGGTCGCCGGTCTGACCGCGGCGACCCTGCTCAAGCGGGCCGGCCACCAGGTGGTGGTGATCGAGGCCAACGGGAACCGGGTCGGCGGCCGGGTGAAGACCTTCCGGGGGATCTTCTCGGACCCGAGGCTGCACGCCGAGGCCGGTGCGATGCGGCTGCCGGACTTCCACCCGCTGGTGCTCGCCCTCGCCGACAAGCTGGGCCTGCGGCGCCGGCTGTTCTACAACGCGGACGTCACCCCGGGGGCCCGGGCCGAGGGCGCCGTCCCCCCGGTGGAGTACCGCTCGTTCACCGGGGAGACCTGGAGCAACGGCGCGACCGCCGCCACCTCGTTCAAGCCGCCGACCGCCAACTTCCGGACGAAGATCTCCGTCAACGGCGAACAGACCAGCCGGGCCGACTACGCCCGCAACCCCGCCGCGGTGAACCGCACCTTCGGCGCCGACCTGGACACCACCGTGTCCGCCGCCGTCGACCGGGCCTTCGAGAAGGTCACCGTGCCGGCCGACGGCAGCATCCAGGAGAAGCTGGCCGCCTGGACCGCGATCTTCCGCAGGTACGGAGACCACTCCACCCACCGCTTCCTGGTCGAGGAGGCCGGCTGGGACCTGAACCGCATTCAGGCCGCCGGCACCCTGGAGAACATGACCTCGCGGCTGCACTACTCGATCGTGCCCACCCTGATCGACCACGCCGTGATCAGCCCGAAGAACCGCTACTGGGAGCTGGAGGGCGGCACCGACGTGCTGACCGAGGCACTCGCCGCGCCCCTGCGCAACGACCTGCGGATGGGCCGCCGGATGACCAGGCTGGTGCAGACCGGCGGCGGGGTGCGGATCGAGACCACCGCCGAGAGCGGCGGCGAGGAGTCCTACGAGGGCGGCCCGATCGAGCCCACCGAGACCTTCGAGGGCGACTACGCGATCGTCACCGTCCCGTTCAGCGCCCTGCGGTTCTGTTCGGTGGAGCCGTTGATGTCGTACCCGAAGCGGCGCGCGGTCAACGAGCTGCACTACGACTCCGCGACCAAGGTGCTGCTGGAGTTCAAGACCCGGTTCTGGGAGCAGGGCCCGAACGGCTTCACCGGCGGCGGCTGCGTCTCCGACAGTGCCAGCCGCTTCACCTACTTCCCCTCGCACGCTCCCGAGGGCTCGCCCGGCGGCGTGGTGCTGGCCTCCTACACCTGGTCGGACGACGCGATGCGCTGGGACTCGCTCACCCCGGGCGAGCGCTACGCCTTCGCGCTGAACGACATGGAGCGGCTGTTCGGCCCGAAGGTGCGCAGCGAGTTCACCGGGGTCGGCGCCACCCAGTCCTGGGCCCGGGCCCGCTACGCGCTCGGCGAGGCGGTCATGTTCACCCCCGGCCAGCTGCACGAGCTGCACCCGGCGGCCCGGACCGTCGAGGGCCGGGTGCACTTCGCCGGTGAGCACACCAGCCTGAAGCCGGCCTGGATCGAGGGCGCACTGGAGTCGGCCGTGCGCACCTTCCTGGAGGTGCACGCCCGCTGA
- a CDS encoding response regulator → MIRVLVADDEPLIRAGIRLILGSAEDIEVVAEAADGRQALELARTHAVDVVLLDIQMPVLDGLSALAELPRAAPGTRALILTTFGERENVLRAISAGGAGFLLKDTAPAELIQAVRAAATGHAFLSPAATRHIVDSLAAGSAGARGEAARARLAVLTERERQVVELLGEGLSNADAGARLHMSEATVKTYVSRILAKLHCDNRVQAALLARDAGL, encoded by the coding sequence GTGATCAGGGTCCTCGTGGCCGACGACGAGCCGCTCATCCGGGCCGGCATCCGGCTCATCCTCGGTTCCGCCGAGGACATCGAGGTGGTGGCCGAGGCCGCCGACGGCCGACAGGCGCTCGAACTCGCCCGCACCCACGCGGTGGACGTGGTGCTGCTGGACATCCAGATGCCGGTGCTGGACGGTCTCAGCGCGCTCGCCGAGCTGCCGCGCGCCGCGCCCGGCACCCGGGCGCTGATCCTCACCACCTTCGGCGAGCGCGAGAACGTGCTGCGCGCGATCAGCGCCGGGGGCGCGGGATTCCTGCTGAAGGACACCGCACCGGCCGAGCTGATCCAGGCCGTCCGGGCCGCCGCCACCGGCCACGCCTTCCTGTCGCCCGCCGCGACCCGGCACATCGTCGACAGCCTGGCGGCCGGGTCGGCCGGCGCCCGGGGCGAGGCGGCCCGCGCCCGGCTGGCGGTGCTGACCGAACGCGAGCGCCAGGTGGTCGAGCTGCTCGGTGAGGGTCTGTCGAACGCGGACGCCGGAGCCCGGCTGCACATGAGCGAGGCCACCGTGAAGACGTACGTCAGCCGGATCCTCGCCAAGCTGCACTGCGACAACCGGGTCCAGGCCGCGCTGCTGGCCCGCGACGCGGGGCTGTAG
- a CDS encoding RimK family alpha-L-glutamate ligase: MRVGLITPDPGHPLLAGTAGLLRAGGHTVETLAPGAAPPAEPAAVYLLKARTPAALALARTLEASGAPVLNSAGATAFCQDRLLMADHARQAALPFAPTRTATLDGLPVGGPLVVKSRYSRKGDLVARVTTPAEAARLAASRPAEPLVVQDLAPGDGWDHKLWVVAGQVFAELRRSELADGPPLPHQRIARLPAGWAALALAVGEAFGLDVYGVDVLDVAGRPLIVDINAFPGIRGQAGAPQALAGLAVEVGVGRRAPRRLPDAAELSPERRTAAR, encoded by the coding sequence GTGAGGGTCGGGCTGATCACGCCCGACCCCGGCCACCCGCTGCTCGCCGGTACGGCCGGCCTGCTGCGGGCGGGCGGCCACACGGTCGAGACCCTGGCGCCCGGGGCCGCCCCGCCCGCCGAACCGGCCGCGGTCTACCTGCTCAAGGCGCGCACCCCGGCGGCGCTCGCCCTGGCGCGGACCCTGGAGGCGAGTGGTGCACCGGTCCTCAACTCGGCGGGCGCCACCGCGTTCTGCCAGGACCGGCTGCTGATGGCCGACCACGCCCGGCAGGCCGCACTGCCGTTCGCCCCGACCCGGACCGCCACCCTGGACGGGCTGCCGGTCGGCGGTCCGCTGGTGGTCAAGAGCCGGTACAGCCGCAAGGGCGATCTGGTCGCCCGCGTCACGACCCCGGCCGAGGCGGCCCGGCTGGCCGCGAGCCGCCCGGCCGAGCCGCTCGTGGTCCAGGACCTCGCCCCCGGCGACGGCTGGGACCACAAACTGTGGGTGGTGGCGGGGCAGGTCTTCGCCGAACTGCGCCGCTCCGAGCTGGCCGACGGCCCCCCGCTGCCGCACCAGCGGATCGCCCGGCTGCCGGCGGGCTGGGCCGCGCTGGCGCTCGCGGTGGGCGAGGCGTTCGGGCTGGACGTCTACGGGGTCGACGTCCTGGACGTGGCCGGCCGGCCGCTGATCGTCGACATCAACGCCTTCCCGGGCATCCGGGGCCAGGCGGGTGCGCCGCAGGCGCTGGCCGGGCTGGCGGTCGAGGTCGGTGTGGGCCGCCGCGCCCCGCGCCGACTCCCGGACGCCGCCGAGCTGTCACCCGAACGCCGCACAGCCGCAAGGTAG
- a CDS encoding RimK family alpha-L-glutamate ligase yields the protein MRFCFLVEEHYRNDGMPLDVVRRLTEWGHRVDVLRPGGSLLDLGTLIRSGQHDAWVLKTVSGGPGLGLLEAAAGLGLTTVNDARAIRPVRDKAQAAIIAAHHGLPVPQTWAAADPAEFALIPDEHYPLVVKPADGSSGRAVHLVERPDQLPPLAAELAGEGLLIAQPYIANPGVDLKVYCAGGELFATERTSPLHPHHPHRERPVTLSAEVAAVAAQVGEVFGLDLYGVDVLLGPDGPVVVDVNDFPSFRQVPDAVDTVADAVVRLAGTGSSWPSVPTPRLVASPLGIGGGL from the coding sequence ATGAGGTTCTGCTTCCTGGTCGAGGAGCACTACCGGAACGACGGCATGCCACTGGACGTGGTGCGCAGACTGACCGAGTGGGGCCACCGGGTGGACGTCCTGCGGCCGGGCGGCTCGCTGCTCGACCTCGGCACCCTGATCCGCTCCGGACAGCACGACGCGTGGGTCCTCAAGACCGTGTCCGGCGGCCCGGGCCTCGGCCTGCTGGAGGCCGCGGCCGGGCTCGGCCTGACCACCGTCAACGACGCCCGGGCGATCCGCCCGGTCCGTGACAAGGCCCAGGCCGCGATCATCGCGGCCCACCACGGCCTGCCCGTGCCGCAGACCTGGGCCGCCGCCGACCCGGCCGAGTTCGCCCTGATACCCGACGAGCACTACCCGCTGGTGGTCAAGCCCGCCGACGGCAGCTCGGGCCGGGCCGTGCACCTGGTCGAGCGGCCCGACCAGCTGCCGCCGCTGGCCGCCGAACTCGCGGGGGAGGGGCTGCTGATTGCGCAGCCGTACATCGCCAACCCCGGTGTCGACCTCAAGGTCTACTGCGCGGGCGGCGAGCTGTTCGCCACCGAGCGGACCTCGCCGCTGCATCCTCACCATCCGCACCGGGAACGGCCGGTCACGCTCAGCGCCGAGGTCGCGGCGGTGGCCGCGCAGGTCGGCGAGGTGTTCGGGCTCGACCTGTACGGGGTGGACGTGCTGCTCGGCCCGGACGGGCCGGTGGTGGTCGACGTCAACGACTTCCCGAGCTTCCGCCAGGTGCCGGACGCCGTGGACACGGTGGCCGACGCCGTGGTCCGGCTGGCCGGGACCGGCTCGTCCTGGCCGTCCGTCCCCACCCCGCGCCTGGTGGCCTCCCCGCTGGGGATCGGCGGCGGGCTGTGA
- a CDS encoding polysaccharide deacetylase family protein codes for MTIGSSVRHRRILIPFAAALLLAAATACAGPPAADQAAAPPERTPRSGDPAPPDHHSAVLPGRAGQEEDNAQAAVARQASVRGQKLAAAQRWGLAAPPRTAPPPPGTRPALIAGTNVLLHDGVPPVVYRVPTDQPVVFLTIDDGAEKDRELVRMLDDLKIPVSIFLSDYLARADYGYFRELQEQGAGINNHTINHPDLRRLDAAQQQQEICGQQDRLERELDTRPALFRPPYGEYTDATLQTAAGCGIRAIPLWTEEAFPDRIEWRYDDQRLHPGDIILTHFRAPGADWQGTMAQMLRRVIDTATAQGFALAGLDDYL; via the coding sequence ATGACTATCGGATCATCGGTCAGGCATCGCCGGATACTCATCCCCTTCGCCGCCGCGCTTCTCCTCGCCGCCGCCACCGCCTGCGCCGGCCCGCCCGCCGCCGACCAGGCCGCCGCACCGCCCGAACGCACGCCCCGCTCCGGCGACCCGGCGCCCCCGGATCACCACTCCGCCGTCCTGCCGGGCCGGGCCGGTCAGGAGGAGGACAACGCCCAGGCGGCCGTCGCCCGCCAGGCGTCGGTCCGCGGTCAGAAGCTGGCGGCCGCGCAGCGCTGGGGCCTGGCGGCCCCGCCGCGGACGGCCCCGCCACCGCCCGGGACCAGACCGGCACTGATCGCCGGCACCAATGTGCTGCTCCACGACGGGGTGCCGCCGGTCGTCTACCGGGTGCCCACGGACCAACCGGTGGTCTTCCTGACCATCGACGACGGGGCGGAGAAGGACCGGGAGCTGGTCCGGATGCTGGACGACCTGAAGATACCGGTCAGCATCTTCCTCTCCGACTACCTCGCCCGGGCCGACTACGGCTACTTCCGCGAACTGCAGGAGCAGGGCGCCGGCATCAACAACCACACCATCAACCACCCCGACCTGCGCAGACTCGACGCCGCCCAGCAGCAGCAGGAGATCTGCGGCCAGCAGGACCGGCTGGAGCGGGAGCTGGACACCCGGCCGGCGCTGTTCCGCCCGCCGTACGGCGAGTACACCGACGCGACCCTGCAGACCGCCGCGGGCTGCGGGATACGGGCGATCCCGCTGTGGACCGAGGAGGCCTTCCCCGACCGCATCGAATGGCGCTACGACGACCAGCGGCTGCACCCCGGCGACATCATCCTGACCCACTTCCGCGCCCCCGGCGCCGACTGGCAGGGCACCATGGCCCAGATGCTCCGGCGGGTGATCGACACCGCCACCGCGCAGGGCTTCGCCCTCGCCGGGCTCGACGACTACCTCTGA
- a CDS encoding sensor histidine kinase has protein sequence MTPTSLARPEIRALPRRAVRALAPPTPRALLHRALPGPWPRRVLVRESVSALALGALSAGLESIDDAGSPRAAAVGAVTAILFLLRRGLPGPAVVLAAGGAGWMAGFVPVLVVAGWSGGRRILRPAPLTAFFAAAFLAMAATVLGVDTETLPPPAKLAIVLVTFMMLAVLPAVVSRYLAQRRTLLGALRERNEQLLRERSMVAHQARLRERHRIAQDMHDSLGHQLALIAVHTGALEVDRTLTGGQREAVGVLRQAATGAMRELREVVGLLRDDTVPEAGGVDTLERLADASRAAGTDVTLRRDGEPRPLGAATGHGAYRIVQEGLTNAHKHAPGAPIAVSLRYEPDTLVVEVVNGPAGEPPSAVSGGQGLTGLRERARLLGGIVHAGPTPDGGYRLAGLLPYDSTGRAPAEDDGLWLPQPEPLPVARRGPVVGCAVGAAVVLLVSAGVVTWGGVKLADSVENSTVPVALYEEIAVGTPEDEVLDRLPAGSDFLTSGYEGTGPQPPADADCRWFSTDDTSGIDTQDVVRFCFRDGLLIDKQHYRAKV, from the coding sequence GTGACACCGACCAGCCTGGCCAGACCCGAGATCCGTGCCCTGCCGAGGAGGGCCGTCCGGGCCCTGGCCCCGCCGACCCCGCGCGCCCTGCTGCACCGCGCCCTGCCCGGCCCCTGGCCCCGCCGCGTGCTGGTCCGCGAGAGCGTCTCCGCGCTTGCGCTCGGCGCGTTGTCGGCCGGCCTGGAGAGCATCGACGACGCCGGCTCCCCGCGGGCCGCCGCCGTCGGCGCCGTCACCGCGATCCTCTTCCTGCTGCGCCGCGGCCTGCCGGGACCGGCCGTGGTGCTCGCCGCGGGCGGGGCCGGCTGGATGGCCGGCTTCGTGCCGGTCCTGGTGGTCGCGGGCTGGTCGGGCGGCCGCCGGATCCTGCGCCCGGCGCCACTGACGGCGTTCTTCGCCGCCGCGTTCCTGGCCATGGCCGCGACGGTGCTCGGGGTGGACACCGAGACCCTGCCGCCGCCGGCCAAGCTGGCCATCGTGCTGGTCACCTTCATGATGCTGGCCGTCCTGCCCGCCGTGGTCAGCCGGTACCTGGCGCAGCGCCGCACCCTGCTGGGGGCGCTGCGCGAGCGCAACGAACAGCTGCTGCGCGAGCGCAGCATGGTCGCCCACCAGGCCCGGTTGCGCGAACGCCACCGGATCGCCCAGGACATGCACGACAGCCTCGGCCACCAGCTCGCCCTGATAGCCGTGCACACCGGCGCCCTGGAGGTCGACCGCACCCTCACCGGCGGTCAGCGGGAGGCCGTCGGCGTGCTGCGGCAGGCCGCCACCGGGGCGATGCGCGAGCTGCGCGAGGTGGTCGGCCTGCTGCGCGACGACACCGTCCCCGAGGCCGGCGGGGTGGACACGCTGGAGCGGCTCGCCGACGCGTCCCGCGCCGCGGGCACCGACGTGACACTGCGTCGGGACGGCGAGCCGCGCCCGCTCGGCGCCGCCACCGGCCACGGCGCGTACCGGATCGTCCAGGAGGGGCTCACCAACGCGCACAAGCACGCGCCGGGCGCCCCGATCGCGGTGTCGCTGCGGTACGAGCCGGACACCCTGGTGGTCGAGGTGGTCAACGGCCCGGCCGGTGAGCCGCCGTCGGCGGTCAGCGGTGGTCAGGGCCTCACCGGCCTGCGGGAGCGGGCCAGGCTGCTCGGCGGCATCGTGCACGCCGGCCCCACCCCCGACGGCGGCTACCGGCTGGCCGGCCTGCTCCCGTACGACAGCACCGGCCGCGCGCCGGCCGAGGACGACGGGCTCTGGCTGCCGCAGCCCGAGCCGCTGCCGGTGGCGCGCCGCGGCCCGGTGGTGGGCTGCGCGGTGGGCGCGGCGGTGGTGCTGCTGGTCTCGGCCGGCGTCGTGACCTGGGGCGGCGTCAAACTGGCGGACTCGGTGGAGAACTCGACCGTCCCGGTGGCGCTGTACGAGGAGATCGCGGTGGGCACCCCCGAGGACGAGGTGCTCGACCGGCTGCCCGCCGGCAGCGACTTCCTGACCAGCGGGTACGAGGGCACCGGACCGCAGCCGCCGGCGGACGCCGACTGCCGCTGGTTCAGCACCGACGACACCAGCGGCATCGACACCCAGGACGTGGTCCGGTTCTGCTTCCGGGACGGCCTGCTGATCGACAAGCAGCACTACCGTGCGAAGGTGTAG
- a CDS encoding SDR family oxidoreductase, whose protein sequence is MARRWLVTGCSSGLGAALAEAVAAAGDTLLATARKPATLDDLAAAHPDRVTVAALDIRDPGQCAEAVRIAEERLGGIDVLVNNAATGLLGAVEEVSDEELREQLEVLAVAPWRLARLVLPGMRQRRGGHIVNVSSIAGRLSFPGMGAYVAGKHALEGMSQALAAEVEPFGIRVTVLEPGGFSTRYGSSAAEAATRIPAYRGAAVDQTRDGVRGMAHNPDLGRPEDFAALVLRLVAAADGPLRVPVGADAYQYLEAARTRAGTELATAEAFTRGG, encoded by the coding sequence ATGGCACGCCGCTGGCTGGTGACAGGATGCTCGTCCGGACTCGGGGCCGCCCTGGCCGAGGCGGTGGCCGCCGCCGGCGACACCCTCCTCGCCACCGCCCGCAAACCCGCCACCCTGGACGACCTCGCCGCCGCCCACCCCGACCGGGTCACCGTCGCGGCCCTCGACATCCGCGACCCCGGCCAGTGCGCCGAAGCCGTCCGGATCGCCGAGGAACGCCTCGGCGGCATCGACGTCCTGGTCAACAACGCGGCCACCGGCCTGCTCGGCGCGGTGGAGGAGGTCTCCGACGAGGAACTGCGCGAGCAGCTGGAGGTCCTGGCGGTGGCGCCCTGGCGGCTGGCCCGCCTGGTGCTGCCCGGCATGCGGCAACGGCGCGGCGGCCACATCGTCAACGTCTCCTCCATCGCCGGCCGGCTGTCCTTCCCCGGCATGGGGGCCTACGTCGCCGGCAAACACGCCCTGGAAGGCATGAGCCAGGCCCTGGCCGCGGAGGTCGAGCCGTTCGGAATCCGCGTCACCGTGCTCGAACCGGGCGGCTTCAGCACCCGCTACGGCAGCTCCGCCGCCGAGGCCGCCACCCGCATCCCGGCCTACCGCGGCGCAGCGGTCGACCAGACCCGCGACGGAGTCCGCGGCATGGCCCACAACCCCGACCTCGGGCGGCCCGAGGACTTCGCCGCCCTGGTCCTGCGGCTCGTCGCGGCGGCGGACGGCCCGCTGCGGGTACCGGTCGGTGCCGACGCCTACCAGTACCTGGAGGCCGCCCGCACCCGGGCCGGAACGGAGCTCGCCACGGCGGAGGCCTTCACCCGGGGCGGCTGA
- a CDS encoding AAA family ATPase — translation MREFVGPAPAPSAATGRSGPRGTLRPAGLHDLRDRPAPLALRYPPADLLVVSGLPGSGKSTLLRRCARARVIDSQHVREQYQARLPARLPYALYRPLVRLSHYLRLRRALRAGGPLLVHDCGTLPWVRGWLARTAARQGRALHLVLLDVSPAEAAEGQAARGRRVSAYAFGRHRRATGRLRERLAGAGGPPAGCASAVVLDRAGALDLQDIEFTG, via the coding sequence GTGCGCGAATTCGTCGGACCCGCTCCGGCGCCGAGCGCCGCGACAGGCCGGTCCGGCCCGCGCGGCACGCTCCGCCCGGCCGGGTTGCACGACCTCAGGGACCGGCCCGCGCCGCTGGCCCTGCGCTACCCCCCGGCCGACCTGCTGGTGGTCTCCGGCCTGCCCGGCAGCGGCAAGAGCACCCTGCTGCGCCGGTGTGCCCGCGCCCGGGTGATCGACTCCCAGCACGTGCGCGAGCAGTACCAGGCCCGGCTGCCCGCCCGGCTGCCGTACGCGCTCTACCGGCCGCTGGTACGGCTCAGCCACTACCTGCGGCTGCGCCGGGCGCTGCGCGCGGGCGGCCCGCTGCTGGTGCACGACTGCGGGACGCTGCCGTGGGTGCGCGGCTGGCTGGCCCGCACCGCGGCCCGGCAGGGCCGCGCGCTGCACCTGGTGCTGCTCGACGTCAGCCCCGCCGAGGCCGCCGAGGGCCAGGCCGCCCGGGGCCGGCGAGTCTCCGCGTACGCCTTCGGCCGGCACCGCCGTGCCACCGGCCGGCTGCGCGAGCGGCTGGCCGGGGCGGGCGGTCCGCCGGCGGGCTGCGCCTCGGCGGTGGTACTGGACCGGGCCGGGGCGCTGGACCTCCAGGACATCGAGTTCACCGGCTGA